From a region of the Methylorubrum populi genome:
- a CDS encoding IS256-like element ISSpwi2 family transposase, producing MSRRKEPAIPNELLDQLLAGGTASAAFEQGGLLDSLKKALTERALNAEMDHHLAGEDGAGNMRNGYGRKTVMTDTGKLAIDVPRDRQSSFDPQLIAKYQRRFPGFDDKIVSMYARGMSTREITRHLHDLYGIDVSPDLISTVTDAVLDEVATWQQRPLDPVYPLVFFDAIRVKIRDEGMVRNKAIHIALGVRADGAKEVLGLWLEQNEGAKFWLRVMNELRNRGVEDILLAVVDGLKGFPDAITAVFPDAIVQTCIVHLLRNSMDFVSWKDRKNLASALKEIYRATDADAAEKALTAFEAGPWGQRYPAIGQSWRRAWGEVIPFFAFPDEVRRIIYTTNAIEALNSKLRRAVRARGHFPSDEAATKLLYLILNRSEKEWKMPPREWTMAKAQFAVIFGERFIRAMAA from the coding sequence ATGTCACGACGCAAAGAACCTGCCATACCGAATGAGCTTCTCGATCAGCTTTTGGCGGGCGGCACTGCCAGTGCCGCCTTCGAGCAGGGCGGTCTGCTCGATTCGCTGAAGAAGGCGCTGACAGAGCGTGCCCTGAATGCGGAGATGGATCACCACCTCGCTGGCGAAGACGGCGCCGGCAACATGCGCAACGGCTACGGTCGGAAGACGGTAATGACCGACACCGGCAAGTTGGCGATCGACGTGCCGCGCGATCGCCAGTCGAGCTTCGACCCGCAGTTGATCGCCAAGTATCAACGCCGCTTTCCCGGCTTCGACGACAAGATCGTGTCGATGTACGCGCGCGGCATGAGCACCCGCGAGATCACCAGGCACCTGCACGATCTATACGGCATCGACGTCTCACCCGATTTGATTAGCACGGTGACCGACGCCGTGCTCGATGAGGTCGCCACTTGGCAGCAGCGGCCGCTCGATCCGGTTTACCCGCTGGTCTTCTTCGACGCGATCCGGGTCAAGATCCGCGACGAGGGCATGGTGCGCAACAAGGCGATCCACATTGCGCTGGGCGTCCGCGCCGACGGCGCAAAGGAGGTGCTCGGCTTGTGGCTCGAGCAGAATGAGGGTGCCAAGTTCTGGCTTCGGGTGATGAACGAGCTTCGCAACCGTGGCGTTGAAGACATCCTGCTGGCCGTCGTTGACGGCCTGAAGGGCTTTCCCGATGCGATCACCGCAGTGTTCCCCGATGCGATCGTCCAGACCTGCATCGTTCACCTGCTGCGCAACTCGATGGACTTCGTCTCCTGGAAGGACCGAAAGAACCTCGCCAGCGCGCTCAAGGAGATTTACCGTGCCACCGACGCAGATGCCGCCGAAAAGGCGCTGACAGCATTTGAGGCTGGCCCTTGGGGGCAGCGCTATCCCGCCATCGGCCAGAGCTGGCGGCGCGCCTGGGGCGAGGTGATCCCGTTTTTTGCGTTCCCCGACGAGGTCCGCCGGATCATCTACACTACGAACGCCATCGAAGCTTTGAACTCGAAGCTCAGGCGGGCTGTCAGGGCCAGGGGACACTTCCCCAGCGACGAGGCCGCCACCAAGCTGCTCTACCTGATCTTGAATCGGTCGGAGAAAGAGTGGAAGATGCCACCACGTGAGTGGACCATGGCGAAGGCGCAATTTGCCGTGATCTTCGGCGAACGTTTCATCAGAGCCATGGCGGCCTGA
- the mobF gene encoding MobF family relaxase, with product MTATLHALGCGASAGAYYTNDPYRETQNRDEYYAQDGGGRWWTQGAAVVRHGAPIVLESFRDLCAGVNPATGQPLVRGAGAGHRAGWDLTLTAPKTVSLLWAAGDAEARAQLEAIHAAAVEEALGFLCVEELVEVRLGAGGHRREAPAGLMAGRFDHYTSRAGDPNCHTHCVLINAAVSKDKKPRTLEPERLYRWQLVVGSAYRAALAERLVGELGLSLRPAGQGQFEIAGIPDAVIEAFSKRSAAIEARVGGDRAAASGAQKEVAALATRGAKADLPTGPALEARWRAEFTALAHDPWVAVRTAAREPAREHRAERAPEPAFDPPEIAGATPVARAASALLRHENVLTRRSLIERALDEAALQGHGLVAVRDELAELERSGQLVRLVQAEREACWTTPGIAAAEAALLRAADRPAAERVIPVPVVDAVLAIAAPLAEEQKAALREVSGAAAVSVLEAGAGTGKTTTAKVLVEIARRSGLRVIGLAPSWVAADELGVSTGIPAQAIAKWRHDQAREAGAGLGPDTLVLVDEAGMVGTKDLAEILSAAEAGGARVVLMGDRRQLASVAGASALRAVNDVLGRHATLSEVRRQAVPWQRAASVLMARGEVEAGLRAYARHGCIELVAGAPAVQARALALWSEARARHGTDAVLMVTRRNRDAAELNRGARALLRAEGDLTGPDVEVMARDRENRSRALSLAVGDRVRFGESLSQHGIRNGTRATVEAIGAAAGGELRLRVRLEDGRRVEDAYAAFVPVRARRTAQAQSWPRISLGYAGTAYAVQGRTCEATIYSGFTAGDARELYVGLTRHRQEAHLVVERERVEAAVRVRQTDPRFTPSTAELHERLFVEARRYTEKVNVVDHVEDRAAFMRSGVITPPQAEMRLDLQSGFAAARALRRVLQEMSAVPRQALRQLARGVRHAERQVSPRVLRLVEDIRGSLPDVVTRERPGRSRSGPDYGR from the coding sequence GTGACCGCCACGCTGCACGCGCTCGGCTGTGGAGCGTCGGCGGGTGCGTACTATACCAACGACCCCTACCGCGAGACGCAAAACCGGGACGAGTACTACGCCCAGGACGGCGGCGGCCGCTGGTGGACGCAAGGCGCAGCGGTCGTGCGTCACGGCGCCCCCATCGTGCTGGAGAGCTTCCGCGACCTCTGTGCCGGTGTGAACCCGGCGACCGGCCAGCCGCTGGTGCGCGGGGCCGGGGCGGGGCACCGGGCGGGCTGGGACCTGACCCTGACCGCACCCAAGACGGTATCGCTGCTCTGGGCCGCGGGGGATGCCGAGGCACGGGCGCAGCTGGAGGCCATCCACGCCGCGGCCGTCGAGGAGGCGCTCGGCTTCCTGTGCGTGGAGGAGCTGGTCGAGGTCCGGCTCGGGGCCGGCGGTCACCGGCGCGAGGCGCCGGCCGGCCTGATGGCCGGGCGCTTCGATCACTACACGTCGCGGGCCGGTGACCCGAATTGCCACACGCACTGCGTGTTGATCAACGCCGCTGTATCTAAGGATAAAAAACCTAGGACCCTGGAACCGGAACGGCTCTACCGGTGGCAGCTCGTGGTCGGCAGCGCCTACCGGGCCGCGCTGGCCGAGCGCCTGGTGGGCGAGCTCGGCCTGTCCTTGCGTCCAGCGGGCCAGGGGCAGTTCGAGATCGCCGGCATTCCCGATGCGGTGATCGAGGCCTTCTCGAAGCGCTCGGCCGCGATCGAGGCGCGGGTCGGTGGCGATCGGGCTGCCGCCTCTGGAGCGCAGAAGGAGGTGGCGGCGCTCGCCACCCGCGGCGCCAAGGCCGATCTGCCGACCGGGCCGGCGCTGGAGGCGCGCTGGCGCGCCGAGTTCACCGCGCTCGCGCACGACCCATGGGTCGCGGTGCGCACTGCAGCGCGGGAGCCGGCCCGGGAGCATAGAGCCGAGCGTGCGCCGGAGCCTGCCTTCGATCCGCCCGAGATCGCCGGCGCGACGCCTGTGGCACGCGCAGCCTCCGCCCTGCTCCGACATGAGAACGTGCTCACGCGCCGAAGCCTGATCGAGCGGGCGCTCGACGAGGCGGCGCTGCAGGGACACGGACTCGTGGCGGTGCGGGACGAATTGGCGGAGCTGGAGCGGTCCGGCCAGCTCGTGCGCCTGGTGCAGGCTGAGCGGGAGGCCTGCTGGACGACGCCGGGGATCGCTGCCGCAGAAGCGGCGCTGCTGCGCGCCGCGGACCGGCCCGCGGCCGAGCGCGTCATACCAGTACCGGTCGTGGACGCGGTGTTGGCCATCGCTGCCCCGCTCGCCGAGGAGCAGAAGGCGGCCCTGCGGGAGGTGAGCGGTGCGGCAGCGGTCAGCGTGCTGGAGGCCGGAGCTGGCACGGGCAAGACCACAACGGCCAAAGTGCTGGTCGAGATCGCGCGGCGCTCCGGGCTTCGGGTGATCGGCTTGGCGCCGAGCTGGGTTGCGGCCGACGAGCTCGGCGTCTCGACCGGCATCCCGGCACAGGCCATCGCCAAGTGGCGCCACGACCAGGCGCGCGAGGCGGGCGCAGGCCTAGGCCCCGACACTCTGGTGCTGGTCGACGAGGCCGGGATGGTCGGCACGAAGGACCTCGCCGAGATCCTGTCAGCGGCGGAGGCGGGCGGGGCCCGTGTGGTCTTGATGGGCGACCGGCGCCAGCTCGCCTCGGTGGCGGGGGCGAGCGCGCTGCGCGCGGTGAACGACGTGCTCGGCCGCCACGCGACCCTGTCCGAGGTACGGCGCCAGGCTGTGCCCTGGCAACGGGCGGCGTCGGTGCTGATGGCGCGCGGCGAGGTCGAGGCGGGGTTGCGTGCCTATGCCCGGCACGGCTGCATCGAGCTCGTCGCCGGCGCCCCAGCCGTGCAGGCGCGGGCGCTGGCCCTCTGGTCCGAGGCACGGGCGCGGCACGGGACGGACGCGGTGCTGATGGTGACGCGGCGCAACCGCGACGCGGCCGAGCTGAACCGCGGTGCCCGTGCCCTGCTGCGGGCTGAGGGTGATCTGACCGGACCGGACGTCGAGGTCATGGCGCGCGACCGCGAGAACCGGTCGCGGGCGCTGAGCTTGGCGGTCGGAGACCGCGTCCGCTTCGGCGAGAGCCTGAGTCAGCACGGCATCCGCAACGGCACGCGGGCGACCGTCGAGGCGATCGGGGCGGCCGCGGGCGGGGAGCTGCGCCTGCGGGTGCGGCTGGAAGATGGCCGGCGGGTCGAGGACGCCTATGCCGCGTTCGTGCCGGTGCGGGCGCGCCGAACGGCGCAGGCGCAATCGTGGCCGCGGATCAGCCTCGGCTATGCTGGGACCGCCTACGCGGTGCAGGGCCGAACCTGCGAAGCGACGATCTACTCTGGGTTCACGGCCGGCGATGCGCGCGAGCTGTATGTTGGGCTGACGCGCCACCGGCAGGAGGCCCACCTGGTGGTCGAGCGCGAGCGCGTGGAGGCGGCGGTGCGGGTGCGGCAGACGGATCCGCGCTTCACGCCGAGCACCGCCGAGCTGCACGAGCGGCTGTTCGTCGAAGCGCGCCGCTATACCGAGAAGGTGAACGTGGTTGATCATGTCGAGGACCGGGCCGCGTTCATGCGCAGCGGTGTGATCACGCCGCCCCAAGCCGAGATGCGCCTCGATCTGCAGAGCGGCTTTGCGGCGGCGCGGGCGCTGCGGCGGGTGTTGCAGGAGATGAGCGCAGTGCCACGGCAGGCACTCCGGCAGCTTGCCCGGGGCGTTCGCCACGCGGAGCGCCAGGTCTCGCCCCGTGTTCTCCGGCTGGTCGAAGACATCCGGGGAAGTCTGCCGGACGTCGTCACGCGTGAGCGGCCGGGCCGGTCCCGCTCGGGACCGGATTACGGACGTTGA